A single region of the Vibrio cyclitrophicus genome encodes:
- the phnE gene encoding phosphonate ABC transporter, permease protein PhnE encodes MIQSYPKQWTKPPLISNPWLRWSLIIIVAVYLYLATQSVHINWTRIYEGSERGWQFILAFMNPDFGGRWNNISQGLIESLTMTLTSTVAGVILSIPFGLGAAKNLAPTPVYLFCRAFISIARSLQEIIVAILCVALFGFGTFAGFVTLTFATIGFLAKLFADEIEAIDPAPLTAMRATGASWLQQVNYAIQAQVMPRFIGLSMYRLDINFRESAVIGIVGAGGIGATLNTAMDRYEYSAAAAILLIIIVIVMMCEYLSTIIRKHVQ; translated from the coding sequence ATGATTCAGTCATATCCAAAACAATGGACCAAGCCGCCACTGATTTCCAACCCATGGCTGCGTTGGAGTTTGATCATCATTGTTGCGGTGTACTTATACCTTGCAACCCAGTCGGTGCATATAAACTGGACTCGAATTTACGAAGGCAGCGAACGCGGCTGGCAGTTCATTTTGGCTTTCATGAACCCTGATTTTGGTGGCCGTTGGAACAACATCTCACAAGGTTTGATTGAGAGCTTAACCATGACGCTCACATCAACCGTGGCAGGTGTCATTCTTTCAATCCCATTTGGGTTAGGCGCGGCCAAAAACCTAGCCCCAACTCCCGTTTACCTATTCTGTCGTGCGTTTATTTCTATCGCGCGTAGTTTACAAGAGATCATCGTAGCGATTCTGTGTGTGGCTCTGTTTGGCTTTGGTACGTTTGCTGGTTTTGTCACGCTCACCTTCGCGACCATCGGCTTTCTCGCAAAACTGTTTGCCGATGAGATTGAAGCTATTGACCCAGCACCACTCACCGCAATGCGTGCAACGGGCGCAAGCTGGTTACAACAGGTGAACTACGCAATTCAAGCACAGGTGATGCCACGCTTTATCGGGCTTTCGATGTACCGACTCGACATCAACTTTCGTGAGTCTGCTGTGATTGGCATTGTTGGCGCAGGTGGTATCGGCGCAACATTGAATACAGCTATGGACCGTTACGAATACAGCGCAGCAGCCGCTATTCTATTGATTATTATCGTGATCGTGATGATGTGTGAATACCTATCAACCATCATCCGCAAACATGTACAGTAA
- a CDS encoding fumarylacetoacetate hydrolase family protein → MKLMEGLVLILTASCSTYALANDTQNYANTDQFVRYLYQDKISYGKLTKSAIFPINGDIFSEYSVDNTSIPLESVELLLPTEPEKVFAVGMNYMSHAASHPDLPPPMFLKLPSSLILSGEKIHAPFDAQNVHFEGELVVVIGKEISKASQEQAEDAIFGVTVGNDITERSWQNSDLQWLRAKASDGFGPIGHTIVKGIDYNNVQLTTRVNGNVVQKENTSFMIHSPRKVVSYLSHYFTLKPGDLVFMGTPGKTHALSDKDQVSVTIEGVGTVVNEIRF, encoded by the coding sequence ATGAAGTTAATGGAAGGATTGGTGTTAATACTTACAGCTTCTTGTTCTACTTATGCGCTAGCGAATGACACACAAAACTATGCGAATACAGATCAATTCGTGCGCTATCTTTATCAGGACAAAATTAGCTACGGAAAGTTGACGAAAAGTGCAATTTTTCCAATCAATGGTGACATCTTTAGCGAGTACTCCGTTGATAATACCTCAATTCCACTAGAATCGGTTGAGCTGTTGCTTCCGACTGAACCCGAAAAAGTGTTCGCCGTTGGTATGAATTACATGAGCCACGCTGCTTCTCATCCTGATTTACCTCCACCAATGTTCCTAAAATTACCGTCTTCTTTGATTTTATCTGGCGAAAAAATTCATGCGCCTTTTGATGCCCAAAATGTGCATTTTGAAGGTGAACTGGTGGTCGTCATTGGCAAAGAAATTAGTAAAGCAAGTCAAGAACAAGCAGAAGATGCGATTTTCGGCGTGACAGTCGGAAATGACATAACGGAAAGAAGTTGGCAGAACAGTGATTTACAGTGGTTGAGAGCTAAGGCTTCGGATGGGTTTGGACCAATCGGGCATACTATTGTGAAAGGCATTGATTATAATAATGTTCAACTTACAACACGTGTGAATGGGAATGTCGTTCAGAAAGAAAACACCTCTTTTATGATCCATAGCCCGCGTAAAGTAGTCAGTTACTTAAGTCATTACTTTACTCTTAAACCCGGGGATCTTGTTTTCATGGGGACGCCAGGAAAAACACATGCGTTGTCAGACAAAGATCAAGTGAGTGTCACGATTGAAGGGGTAGGGACGGTCGTTAATGAAATTCGGTTCTAA
- the phnE gene encoding phosphonate ABC transporter, permease protein PhnE → MSTLNDTSTSSMNRTQWQRYDSKQSLMLWLGWLCFVALTVFAWQIMNKDTIWYFVTDSPNQLADISSRMWPPRWSYLESLWSPLWDTINIATLGTLLGIVLAFPVAFLAARNTTPSTTFIRPIALFIIAASRSINSLIWALLLVAIIGPGLLAGIIAIALRSIGFVAKLMYEAIEEVNVTQMSAIQSTGASPLQVLNYGILPQVMPSFIGTSLFRWDINIRESTVLGLVGAGGIGLKLQESMAMLAWPQVTVIFCAILVTVIFSEWLAAKARKALI, encoded by the coding sequence ATGAGCACGCTAAATGACACCTCTACAAGCTCTATGAATCGTACCCAATGGCAGCGTTACGACAGTAAACAGAGCCTAATGCTCTGGCTTGGTTGGCTTTGCTTTGTTGCCCTAACGGTTTTTGCATGGCAAATCATGAACAAAGACACGATTTGGTACTTTGTGACTGATTCACCCAACCAACTTGCTGACATCTCGTCACGTATGTGGCCACCAAGATGGAGCTACTTGGAGTCACTTTGGAGCCCGTTGTGGGACACGATTAACATCGCGACACTTGGAACTTTGTTGGGGATAGTACTCGCTTTTCCGGTTGCGTTCTTAGCTGCACGAAACACAACGCCCAGCACAACGTTTATCAGACCTATTGCGCTGTTCATCATCGCGGCAAGTCGTTCAATCAACTCTTTAATCTGGGCGTTGTTGTTGGTAGCAATCATTGGCCCAGGTTTGTTGGCCGGTATCATTGCGATAGCGCTACGTTCGATTGGTTTCGTGGCAAAGTTAATGTATGAGGCTATTGAAGAAGTGAACGTAACACAGATGTCGGCGATTCAATCGACGGGGGCATCTCCGCTGCAAGTGTTGAACTACGGCATTCTTCCGCAAGTAATGCCAAGTTTCATCGGCACGAGCTTATTCCGTTGGGATATCAATATTCGTGAGTCTACAGTTTTAGGCTTAGTGGGTGCTGGCGGTATCGGCTTAAAACTGCAAGAGTCTATGGCAATGCTTGCATGGCCTCAAGTGACTGTGATTTTCTGTGCGATTCTCGTGACAGTTATTTTCTCGGAGTGGTTGGCAGCCAAAGCACGTAAAGCCTTAATCTAA